Proteins encoded within one genomic window of Triticum aestivum cultivar Chinese Spring chromosome 2D, IWGSC CS RefSeq v2.1, whole genome shotgun sequence:
- the LOC123052751 gene encoding uncharacterized protein isoform X3 has product MHWCPGIGPRVRSFLRDYDALQSLALALIYLQIGCALIGSLGALFNGVLVINLVIGLFAVVAIESSSQRLGRTYAVLLFFAIVLDVAWFILFSHAIWNSTPDEKYGQLFVFSLRLALWMQTIGFSVRFLSSFIWIQMYRLGVSSSTPTYYEANDARNSFLSPRSNSVRRGSMADDILGGSIYDPSYYSSLFEDVRNNACNHQVEAGLRKPLNSCSVETS; this is encoded by the exons ATGCACTGGTGCCCCGGAATCGGGCCGCGGGTGCGCTCCTTCCTGCGTGACTACGACGCGCTCcagtccctcgccctcgccctcataTACCTCCAG ATTGGTTGTGCGCTGATTGGATCGCTTGGTGCGCTGTTCAATGGGGTTCTTGTGATAAACCTTGTGATAGGGCTATTTGCTGTTGTTGCGATTGAAAGTAGTAGCCAAAGACTTGGCCGGACTTATGCTGTCCTGCTCTTCTTTGCTATCGTCCTTGACGTTGCATGGTTTATACTCTTCTCACATGCTATATG GAATAGTACCCCTGATGAGAAGTATGGTCAACTTTTTGTCTTCTCACTCAGACTTGCATTGTGGATGCAAACTATTGGGTTTTCAGTGAGGTTTTTGTCTTCATTTATATGGATCCAGATGTACAGGTTAGGGGTCTCATCAAGCACGCCAACATATTATGAAGCAAATGATGCAAGAAATAGTTTCTTGAGCCCCAGATCTAATTCAGTTAGACGGGGTTCAATGGCTGATGATATATTGGGTGGTTCAATTTACGATCCTTCTTACTACTCTTCTCTCTTCGAAGATGTTCGAAATAATGCATGCAATCATCAG GTGGAGGCTGGACTAAGAAAGCCGCTGAACTCATGCTCAGTGGAGACAAGTTGA
- the LOC123052751 gene encoding uncharacterized protein isoform X2: MHWCPGIGPRVRSFLRDYDALQSLALALIYLQIGCALIGSLGALFNGVLVINLVIGLFAVVAIESSSQRLGRTYAVLLFFAIVLDVAWFILFSHAIWNSTPDEKYGQLFVFSLRLALWMQTIGFSVRFLSSFIWIQMYRLGVSSSTPTYYEANDARNSFLSPRSNSVRRGSMADDILGGSIYDPSYYSSLFEDVRNNACNHQGDKQSGSNDSGSTSAGQSPRLKSFGSRSFLSNDVEAGLRKPLNSCSVETS; this comes from the exons ATGCACTGGTGCCCCGGAATCGGGCCGCGGGTGCGCTCCTTCCTGCGTGACTACGACGCGCTCcagtccctcgccctcgccctcataTACCTCCAG ATTGGTTGTGCGCTGATTGGATCGCTTGGTGCGCTGTTCAATGGGGTTCTTGTGATAAACCTTGTGATAGGGCTATTTGCTGTTGTTGCGATTGAAAGTAGTAGCCAAAGACTTGGCCGGACTTATGCTGTCCTGCTCTTCTTTGCTATCGTCCTTGACGTTGCATGGTTTATACTCTTCTCACATGCTATATG GAATAGTACCCCTGATGAGAAGTATGGTCAACTTTTTGTCTTCTCACTCAGACTTGCATTGTGGATGCAAACTATTGGGTTTTCAGTGAGGTTTTTGTCTTCATTTATATGGATCCAGATGTACAGGTTAGGGGTCTCATCAAGCACGCCAACATATTATGAAGCAAATGATGCAAGAAATAGTTTCTTGAGCCCCAGATCTAATTCAGTTAGACGGGGTTCAATGGCTGATGATATATTGGGTGGTTCAATTTACGATCCTTCTTACTACTCTTCTCTCTTCGAAGATGTTCGAAATAATGCATGCAATCATCAG GGTGATAAACAAAGTGGTAGTAATGATAGCGGGTCAACATCTGCAGGCCAATCTCCACGGCTTAAATCTTTTGGTAGTAGATCTTTTCTTTCTAATGAT GTGGAGGCTGGACTAAGAAAGCCGCTGAACTCATGCTCAGTGGAGACAAGTTGA
- the LOC123052751 gene encoding uncharacterized protein isoform X1, whose product MHWCPGIGPRVRSFLRDYDALQSLALALIYLQIGCALIGSLGALFNGVLVINLVIGLFAVVAIESSSQRLGRTYAVLLFFAIVLDVAWFILFSHAIWNSTPDEKYGQLFVFSLRLALWMQTIGFSVRFLSSFIWIQMYRLGVSSSTPTYYEANDARNSFLSPRSNSVRRGSMADDILGGSIYDPSYYSSLFEDVRNNACNHQGDKQSGSNDSGSTSAGQSPRLKSFGGGWTKKAAELMLSGDKLKMELIFCQPDYPSTLCLVLLEPVTLVDLT is encoded by the exons ATGCACTGGTGCCCCGGAATCGGGCCGCGGGTGCGCTCCTTCCTGCGTGACTACGACGCGCTCcagtccctcgccctcgccctcataTACCTCCAG ATTGGTTGTGCGCTGATTGGATCGCTTGGTGCGCTGTTCAATGGGGTTCTTGTGATAAACCTTGTGATAGGGCTATTTGCTGTTGTTGCGATTGAAAGTAGTAGCCAAAGACTTGGCCGGACTTATGCTGTCCTGCTCTTCTTTGCTATCGTCCTTGACGTTGCATGGTTTATACTCTTCTCACATGCTATATG GAATAGTACCCCTGATGAGAAGTATGGTCAACTTTTTGTCTTCTCACTCAGACTTGCATTGTGGATGCAAACTATTGGGTTTTCAGTGAGGTTTTTGTCTTCATTTATATGGATCCAGATGTACAGGTTAGGGGTCTCATCAAGCACGCCAACATATTATGAAGCAAATGATGCAAGAAATAGTTTCTTGAGCCCCAGATCTAATTCAGTTAGACGGGGTTCAATGGCTGATGATATATTGGGTGGTTCAATTTACGATCCTTCTTACTACTCTTCTCTCTTCGAAGATGTTCGAAATAATGCATGCAATCATCAG GGTGATAAACAAAGTGGTAGTAATGATAGCGGGTCAACATCTGCAGGCCAATCTCCACGGCTTAAATCTTTTG GTGGAGGCTGGACTAAGAAAGCCGCTGAACTCATGCTCAGTGGAGACAAGTTGAAGATGGAACTTATTTTTTGCCAACCTGACTACCCGAGCACTCTTTGTTTGGTCCTCCTTGAGCCAGTAACTCTTGTTGATTTAACATAG